A window of Rhipicephalus microplus isolate Deutch F79 chromosome 8, USDA_Rmic, whole genome shotgun sequence genomic DNA:
ACTGGAGCGCGTGGCCTTCTTCTACTGCTGGCTATCATCACTGAATCTTCTGCCCGTGTGGACTCTCTTCAGATTCACCGTCTCCGTTGCGAAAGCCGGGGGCTACAAGGCAGCCCATCTTGTCGAGCACATGGCAAGCGCCTTGAAAGTCCTCGGCCATCGGACGACGTTCATGGTGACTGAAGAAAAGACAGCGGTCTACGGCTGCATCCTCGTCGATGACCCGGAACCCAGAGCTCCGGCACACGTGATTTGCGTGTGCCTCTGGTGCAAGCTGCCTTACATGGCGGTTTACGCTCCGAACGAGAAGATTCACTCGGACCTCGGTGTTCTCCTCGCCGCCGTACTGGACTGCGACCCGAGGCATCAGGTCTGTGGCATTTACGATGACCTGGACTCCGCCAAAACGAAGGCTCTCTACGACGCTTTGCTCTTGAGCCACGGAAGCAAACCGGTGGAACGGAGTCTACGAGAAATGACCTGAGAAGGAACCTTCATGCTGCGAAGCCGAAACGTGGCGGCCCCGACTCCAAGGCGGTGCGTTTATTCTTGTCTGGTGGTGTTTGCAAATAGTTGCGTGAATATTCATATTTGTTTAAAGGAGCGCTTAGCAGTGTTTGAAGGGACATTAGTAAAAGGCTGTTTATTTCAGCAAACATGTGCAAAAGCACGAAAAGAAGTGAAAATAGCTATAATGATAATCAGTGACTACCATATATTTGGATGTCAACTGGACTTTTTAATTGTAGCGAGTGACAACGTGATAATAAAACGATGCTATTCACTGGTCTTCACGGTCATTTGTATGCGCACGACGCACTTTGAAAAGAAATTTGGGTTGCCTTTTTCTCACAAAACTCCCCGGGAAACTTTTCGTATTCGGAAATTGTTAGGAAGGTATGATTGTCCTCCAGgtaaagctctctctctctctgttttttgcATAGGTAGCGCCTTTCAGTCACGAACGGTGTGCACTCCATCAACGTAATCTAGGACGCATGTCTATCTACAGTAAATAGGCGAGAGCCCTATTCGAAAATAATGGTTAACAAGCGTGAGAAAGCTGATGATAACTTTGAAACTCTAATCGGAAGATGCGACAGTTCCAATAAACAGTGCTTATTTAACGTATTTCAAAACAATTGGCCGTAGTGTTGATCTCTGCGTGCGATCCGTGAAGTTACATTCCCCGAGGCACCTGCAGGCCGCACGTGTTCATTTTCTTTTCTCCGCCACTCGTTTtatcctacccccccccccttccgcttAAGCCCCCAGCCGTGAGCATTGTTCCCTGCCGGGGCTGTTCGTCACAGTTTTGGGAACCGCAGTTGAGGTGTGCATCTGTTCTGAGAGACGTGGCCGACGACTCGCATTCTTGGCATGCTGAAATTCCTGGTGTGTGAAACGTCATCACCTCGAGTTCGCGGtgtagacgcggcattttgtgaaaaaaaaaaaaacgcggaacCTTCATACACAAGTCACCATGACGTCACTTCGGTCGCCATCTTCAGGCACCAGCCGGTTAAAATGCAGCCTGAGCTCTTGCTCGACCGCGCGGAGCATAAAAAGGGTGACCTTGGATTGGTACCAGTGTCTCCTCCAATTCTTTCTGTTTCCCCTTGGCGCGGCTGGCGAACATACGCGAATCAGcagggcacaaaaaaaaaaaaaacgccaggggTCCTTCTCTGCACTGACACTCTCTAATGAGATAGAAAGTCACGGTGGCCGCCTACACTCGGCGCAGAGAAGCTGTCTGTGGCATCATGTGCAAGTTATGTATATTTCACTCTATTCCTAAAAAGAGGTGGTATCTATGAATTCCAAGAGCCAACCTTTCGATTAGGCTGCAATAttcttgacattttttttttttcaatcaatatCCCTCTAAAGAAAGGGAGCCCAAAAAAATCAGATTGACATTACTGTCCCGCGGTGGAAATACTCTCCAAGcactctactttttttttctgttcacctTCATCTCAAGAAGTCCAAGTTGAAATGTACACataggtcacgggattgaatcccggctgtggcagcaaCATTTcagatgcaggcggaaatgctgtaggcccgtgtgctcaaattggagtgcacgttaaagaaccccaggtggtctaaatttccggagccctccgctacggcgtttctcataaccatatggtagttttgagacgttaaaccccacatatcatattaATTAAATTGTACACAGAGAAAACATTCATGAGCTTATTTGCCACAGATCAAGTGCCTTAGCTGAATTCAGGGTACGGAGCTGATATTTGCGTTGCTGTTGATGAAGTGTACTTTAGAGAGAACATAGGATATACAGAGAACATAGAGATATCACCAAAAGGCATCCATGCATTTTTATGCAGAAAAACCGAAAGTTCTAGTTGGTTTCACTACTGCACGAAAGTCCGCGTTTTCAACATTCTCGCTCTATCACGTGACACGAGGGGTTGCTCACAACCCGATACCTTGGATTCTCGCCTCGTGTACGTGGTCCACCGCGCTATTTTCCATCCCGCGACTTCTCAGTTGCTGCTTACGCTCACCGCCTGCGTCGTCAAAGCGCTCATGATTGACGAGATGACGCGTTGGCAAAGATGTTCAACCATGGTACGGCCAGTTCAAGAGGTGTCTTTTGTCACATGGCTCTATTTCTCTGGCACTGCAGAATGACAAAATTTTGCAATCGGAATCTAGTTGTGTCACTTAGGTTGTGGTATCGCCCTTCAGCGCTCACCCAATCAACAACAAAAACAATGCGGCAGTTTCTAATGCATCAAAACTTGCACGCAGGTGGGTGTCAGAAGCACCAGTCACGAACGCCATCGCAGATGCCTCTGAAGAGCTTTCTAGTAATGATGGCACACTACCTACAATTCCAGACCAACGGCAAAATCGGCGACATAAATTAAGTACCTGCTAGACCCGTGagcttccgaaaaaaaaattagcTGTATGTTCCGCAAGATGGGGCTCTTCTGAATTCAGCTGAGCAGGATGCACAACAGCAGCATACATTCTTTTACCGACGTTGCAATCTTCGGCCGATCAATCGGCCAGCGCAACAACCAACCAAACCTTTCTCAGAAGCACGAAGCACCAACACAGCTAAGAAATATGACCGCCCAAACACTCCACACAAATAGATAACCAGCGAAAGCTAAAACGTGCGGTCTCGATGTTTAGCAGTAGTTTCAACACAGCATGGCAGTGAAGGCACTCACAATTGTTGGTTACGTTCTCGTGCTTCTTAAcgaggttagacacacgtttggcttgggtttaccacagtgttgtttcacatgccgcacattgtaCTTCGCATGATAACGGTCATCGTGGAGTGGGCTGAGCGGTTGAATGCGCTTCACAGCTGTTGTTCTCGAGCCACAGGCTCTCGCAGACGTCTCAGCCGAAGCGAATGTGCCGCTGCAGAAACTCCCGCCAAAAGCGGGCCTTCGCCCCGGCGAACGCGCTCCTGCTGTCATCACGTTGGCGCTGCAACGCCACTTATTCGTCATAGGCACTGCGCAGGTCCcttttagggggcgaagctccctatgccgtgggtcgttcgtccgcgatgtatgaagtagtagtagtagtagtggtcgtagccacctccacggctggaCTAAAAGAGCGGCATGCgtgcacccttttcaattgaggaggaaacccgtgcacataataacaaataaaaagatagttggcTCTCATGAAGTAACTTACATGGGTGACctaaccctcaataaaactagcctagagtttgatgcttactaacagaaaaaaaaacctagtatcagaaggacgcactctgagcactatctgaccgaAACGTGTTCTCACGTTAAACTTGccggacgtaacctccttggtttttgcaAGGTTTATTGGCAGGCTGGTGTGTccatgcgccggcagaaatgacATGGCAAGATGTAAATATTCGgaatgtacatattcatgttttatttgtgcctATTGCTTACCCTACATAATTCATATGTGTATCTGCCCTTCTGTGACACATTTTTGTGtggctgtgcgtgtgtgtgtgtgaaccaTCAGATGTTCATGttctttccacgtcatctcatatTCATTTTTATGTAAATTAAGTCTACTTTGTCATCACCTTTATTGTATGTCAaggaagaaaatgttctgttgaaatgttGTTGACGTCTGTGACAACATACTTTTCCAAACAGGCTTAGCGAGGGTCgtgccgcagggccatgaatatagtgaattAGTATATAGTACTAGAGGcggcgaaaggtgggaagtagacacgaagcgcaggccgcaaTAAAGTGCGTgagtgccacctttcgtttagcctttgaatgtccgctgaatggtggtacttctatgtgctgaatatatgatgaaaagatgcaagatggcggtacttggagtgttcactccAAGTGCCGCTGGCGGGATTgaaggatggatggacagatagacagatgcacgGAAGGACGCGTGAACGCACGGCTGGACGGTCGAATGGGTGGaggtacggacggacggacgggcgcttcaccccagtcatcatcatgcactccgtggatatgctgtgacttttttccatCTTCAAGAACCGCACATTCATTGTTCGCCTTGGCGTTCTTGCAAGCGTTTGTTGTAAGCAAGCTAACTCTGCAGCGTGGTTTGCATGATCAACCCGCCACCGACGCTTGCATTCCCATTCACGATTTACCGAGGTTTGGAAGGCTTCCAAATCATAAGGTATGCAGTTGCACCTGACACTCGGCCTACCAGGCATGTGTCTGTGCCCAGGACTGCACGATCGGCGCGGCGAATGGGAGCTCCATCACGCTTCAACCGTCGGCGCTCTTCTGCAGTTGTCCATGGCATACCAATGCGCAAGGTTTCAGAAGAAACTGAAGCTTGCGTGCTTGGCGCCGCGGTTACGACAAGATGAACGACGTTACTCAGAATTCAGGCAACGGCGCGTTCATCGGTACGATGCTGAGAATGTCACAACTGTTAGGACAGTCAATGGAGACTACTTGTGACACCCCTACCGAGGAGTTTTCCACTTTTTCTAGCCATATAGAGCTTTCGCTAAAAATGACGTTATAAGCGGGTATGGCAGGGTAAACCCCTCCCCCAGAAAAATTAAATTTCCAAATTAGACACAAAAAATCCACTGTATGTTGTAGAAAGAACCTGTGGAAGCCCGACGTTGAGCGGCCACTCCAAGTGTTTCAAATGCCCACCGAATCGCGCCGCGCACCCTGTGTCATTAGAAGTATGCGTACGTGAAACCTCAGTTGtttcaaatttatttatttcattttcagtaagcgaatgcatttcttagtcgggcagtatcaggcgtccgtcgggatccgcTAGCCACCCTCTTTCATAGCAACAGCTGCCGGTGCTCGCGCCCTTAGCAACCGGAGCTCTACCACTTCACacttcggcagctgtcagcaacagcagCGGGCGGGTGCGCATATTTTCACCGTGCActctagctactagagctggaaacgcttatcacgtttctcgcgacagaaaagcCCCGCGTACAGCAACCGGTGCTATTGGTTGcacgttaagaaaaaaaagagagcctCACTTTTCTTACACTGgtttctcacgtgcgaaacgccgcTGTGGATGCTACGCAACGCATTCGCATTTCTTCACGATTCCCTTTGGGGAGGTTGCGCTTTCTTTTGTTTCAACTTCATCGTACCTTTGCTCAAAAAGTATTGAAACAATTTTGTTGCAACTTTGCATGCGTCGTGGATCTCGATATGCTGGCGTTAATACACTGTAAAGCCGCGCAAAACATGCCTCGATTTAGGCATTTTCGTCATATGTATGGTTTACCTGATTCACCAGGCCTACTGCGGTTTTGGTTCGTTCCACGCTACATAAAATGCCTTATCTTTGCCGAATTGATATTTGGCACGCTAACCGAGCAAACAACCATGCGTAATCAAACGCGTGATATCGCTGAACAAGTGACAAGGGGGAGTGGAGGCAAGCGCCAACCAGAAGTGTTCCCGCAGTTCGCCCGATTCAAAGTTAATAAAGTAAGGGGAAGAAAAAAGAGGAATGAACAAACGATGACATTTTTACAATTCATTCTAATTTCTTTACGCGTAAAAACTGCTGAAAGACAACAAATGTGAGCTTTAACTTCACTTCGTTCAACCAGATCTTGGGATAcccggcaaccgctacgagcgCACTTCTTCCCTGAAAGCGAAACTAGCGCTGAGTTTCCGGCACCTGGCTGTGTTTCGCTGCGCAGACGCGCCTACGCCTGCTCTCGTCGCTTGACAGACAtagccccgtattcacaaacgctcctcgactcgacttccacccttcacttgacaacgTTGAGCATTGCACCGCGGCTCGGCTGctaatgacgctgcgctactcgagaatcgcaACAGATTATCGCTGATAGTCAGTGGCTTGCCCTgtctagagacggcgctcccatcgattTTCTCaaatgaaggtgaagcgttgagtgaaaggacgttctagaatacgggggataGACTGCCAAGCTTGGCGAATGTTTTCGTGCCGTgctggtgtgcttgttggcgactcgagaagaccgtgtttttctgtgtccgtgaacTGCAGCGTGGGTGTGTGATGTGCTTTGTGCATTGGATATTCGAAATGCTTACGGCTGCAAATGACACTGCGCAACTCAAGAATCGCAACAGATTATCGCTGATAGGCAGTGGCTTGCCCTGTCTacagacggcgctcccatcgattTTCCCaaatgaaggtgaagcgttgagtgaagggatgcTCTAGAAAACGAGGGATAGACTGCCAAGCTTGGCGAATGTTTTCGTGCCGTGCcggtgtgcttgttggcgactcgagaagaccgtgtttttctgtgtccgtgaacTGCAGCGTGGGTGTGTGATGTGCTTTGTGCATTGGATATTCGAAATGCTTACGGCTGCAAATGACACTGCGCAACTCAAGAATCGCAACAGATTATCGCTGATAGTCAGTGGCTTGCCCTgtctagagacggcgctcccatcggtttTCCCaaatgaaggtgaagcgttgagtgaagggatgcTCTAGAAAACGAGGGATAGACTGCCAAGCTTGGCGAATGTTTTCGTGCCGTgctggtgtgcttgttggcgactcgagaagaccgtgtttttctgtgtccgtgaacTGCAGCGTGGGTGTGTGATGTGCTTTGTGCATTGGATATTCGAAATGCTTACGGCTGCAAATGACACTGCGCAACTCAAGAATCGCAACAGATTATCGCTGATAGGCAGTGGCTTGCCCTGTCTacagacggcgctcccatcgattTTCCCaaatgaaggtgaagcgttgagtgaagggatgcTCTAGAAAACGAGGGATAGACTGCCAAGCTTGGCGAATGTTTTCGTGCCGTgctggtgtgcttgttggcgactcgagaagaccgtgtttttctgtgtccgtgaacTGCAGCGTGGGTGTGTGATGTGCTTTGTGCATTGGATATTCGAAATGCTTACGGCTGCAAATGACACTGCGCAACTCAAGAATCGCAACAGATTATCGCTGATAGTCAGTGGCTTGCCCTgtctagagacggcgctcccatcggtttTCCCaaatgaaggtgaagcgttgagtgaagggatgcTCTAGAAAACGAGGGATAGACTGCCAAGCTTGGCGAATGTTTTCGTGCCGTGCcggtgtgcttgttggcgactcgagaagaccgtgtttttctgtgtccgtgaacTGCAGCGTGGGTGTGTGATGTGCTTTGTGCATTGGATATTCGAAATGCTTACGGCTGCAAATGACACTGCGCAACTCAAGAATCGCAACAGATTATCGCTGATAGGCAGTGGCTTGCCCTGTCTacagacggcgctcccatcgattTTCTCaaatgaaggtgaagcgttgagtgaaaggacgttctagaatacgggggataGACTGCCAAGCTTGGCGAATGTTTTCGTGCCGTgctggtgtgcttgttggcgactcgagaggaggaagaaactttattcaaagaaaaaaaaatttgaaatgcaggcagtttgatcgggccctcagtccagggctccgctggcacgagcggctcgctggacctggtcaagcaaagctatttggctctgcttgtcctcgtccgcaagccatgcctcccactgcctgtgaaacatgtgtggttgcttcgtgatgtgtgggctgtcgatgtgtgtgggcctctgggtgcactcccatgttatgtggctgagtgttggtacttgtgaacaccacggacaggtgtctttatatcttgcgggatatattctacttagatggtacaaattgggaaagctattggtttgtatgcgtctccaatccctgctttgctggctatccaagtccttatgtggaagcccatattccttacgttgcttcctttgttggaggaggatgtcacgcgaattggaaagaggttcaacgtcgtggcctgccgccgctcggttggtgatgcctcgagctatacggtctgccacgacgttcccctccaaaccttcgtgagcaggacaccatataatgtgatggtttcctgttatgggtttatttaaaaatttatacgctattttaggtagcgttcctcggagaaacattcggcatgccgcctgtgaattggagagcacaaccactgattctcccctgatttctgcgttggatatggctatggctattgctgccgcctctgccactcgtgtgaaacaagttttaactgacgccattgtggtgtgattttgggctacaattgccactacatgtgaccctctgctcgctttacttatgtctgtaaagacggcttctgagctattctgaaatgctttgcgtaagaagtctgctctcgctttcctccttcctgcgtgatacgtcggatgcatatttctgggaataggcgccacagttaaatgtgtgcgtttttccgcatctattagcaccgtttcttcgtcacaatataacggtcgcaatgtatatcccatcttttccagaattcttctcccatgatagcttgaattgagcctttccttttgagataaaagcaccgcattcgcatactcctcaaaggtattgtatatgcccaatttctctaccctctcggttttggcattttccggaatccccaatgctgctttgaatgctttccttattattgtggttatttgctttgtctcctggtttgccattgtctggtacggtagcgcgtacgtaactcggctgatcacaaatgcgtgaacgagtgcaatggtttctttctcctctagtcccatttcgctatttgctatccgcctgatcatccgggccacattcgccgtggttccccgtagcctttgtagtgtgtgtgacgttcccgaatttccttgtatccacatgccaagcacgcgtattacatctgcctccctgatttgtctcccatccagcagtactgctaccggtattaagtcctttttctttgcgtatcttgccctaattctaaccatttcagttttttccggcgaGCATTGCATTCCTGCAGCTGTCACGAAAGCTTGTATTTTATTTACTGCCTCCTGGAGGGCGTTTTCTTTGTCCGCATAAGAGCCACCCCTTGTCCATAAGGTGACATCGTCTGCGTAAAGAGCTGCTCCTAGACCTTTTATATTTTCCAGCTCACATGCGAGCTTTCTCAGGCCGATATTAAATAGTATCGGGGATAGCATGGCTCCTTAGGGGGTGCCTCTATTTGGGTAGTCGAAGGTTTCAGATGTAACCGAGCCTAAAGAAATGGtagctttcctgcttgtcagaaatgaccggacatactcatatattcgttggccgcagttaatcgattcgaggccttccattatcaccttgtgtgatattgtatcgaatgctttcttgatatctagtgctagtacgaattcgtcgcttgaacctctgtttgggttcatgacgtcattttgcaacagcaggaaaacatcctgggccgatacatgtggtcggaaaccgaacatattcaccggtagcagaccctctctctctctacatagtctgtcaatctagtcaatattgttttttcaaaaagcttacccaagcatgaggtaagggagattggtcggaggttcttaatatttcttggtttccctggttttggtattaacatgatgtttgagtccttccattctactggaaggtttcctccatctacccataccttttcattaaagaaatccgtgattcgtcgaagggccgcatcactcaaatttctaagcatagagtttgttattttgtctcctcctggggcggtattctttttgaaagactgggccgccgcataaacctcttcaaatgttatgggagcgtctaactctggttgttcttttcctgcatatttgccatgtaccacttcacatgcgtcttgtccgacatataatttcttaacttcgtagataagtgcgtcatcgttacctttaaattcattctcCAGAATTCTTAAAGCCCTGTTTGTCATTGTTTTTGCTGCCCCTGGATCGATCATACTCCTCAGGATGTGGCAGGTCTTTCTGGTTCCTAACGTCCCTCTAAGTGAGTTACTAAATTGCCTCCAGTTACTGTTATTTAGTTGACGTGCGTAGTCATTGGCTTCCTGTGACAACTGATCTATCCTTATCTTTAATTTGCGATTAAGCTTTTGCTTCCGCCATCGCTTTGTGAGGCTTCTCCGCGCGTCCCACAAATGTAGCAGGTGCTTGTCGACTGCTGGGATTTCCACGCTTGTTTCTATTTCCTTTGTCACTTTCCTGTGTGCCTCCTTTATCTGTGTCATCCAGTTACCTAGATCTATTATTTCCCCATGGTCTCCTACGTTTTCCCtaaatttgttccaatcagatattgtcgctttccccattcgtcttgtcgtggcggcattaatagttattccgagaatgtagtggtcgcttcccaagttttctccgaggtgcgcccatgagacgtttccttcagaatttgtaaacgttaagtccggtgacgtgtcttttgttaagctattcccgacccgtgtcggtaggtctggttgtgtaagttggcagagatcataccgttcaacaaggtctacaaggagtttgcccttagggctgtcctgcttatatccccaatttctgtgtggcgcattaaaatcccccatgataactaacctgtctttctctttcaataaacccatcgcatgtgctataatgttctcaaagtcggctcgtctctccttaggtgggctatatatattgacccccactgtttttggtcttccacgttttttgggccacactgttattatctggtgttgcactgcctcattgctcacgtagctgacactcaatgctatatcttttttggtaaatgtcgccacttgtgggtactttgggttaacatgtcttatgtaccctctcaaatttatctgaaatttgcctacttcctgaaggcagattatatcaggagggattggagatgctccaataaattgtttgaaattttcaagttttgttctcaatgagcagcagttccactgccatatttccgtttgct
This region includes:
- the LOC142768452 gene encoding uncharacterized protein LOC142768452, with translation MTARELDTCFRFISQATGTMLCTLEWLDYPWLPGVRKWRKKTLVVAALRRAVEKGSSRQVRLERVAFFYCWLSSLNLLPVWTLFRFTVSVAKAGGYKAAHLVEHMASALKVLGHRTTFMVTEEKTAVYGCILVDDPEPRAPAHVICVCLWCKLPYMAVYAPNEKIHSDLGVLLAAVLDCDPRHQVCGIYDDLDSAKTKALYDALLLSHGSKPVERSLREMT